From the Apteryx mantelli isolate bAptMan1 chromosome 29, bAptMan1.hap1, whole genome shotgun sequence genome, the window CATTCCCTGCGCCTGGAGGAGGGAAAGGCCCCCTCTGCCAGAAGTGCCCAAGACCCAGCACTGACCTTGGTGCAGGGCGGTACACTGATGTTCAGGTGGCAGAGAACATGCTGCAGGTCCTCATACTTCATAGCCTTGCGCAGGAACGACAGGGAGCCGCTAGCTTCCCGGCTGCTGTCCCGCACCTGCACAGCAAGAGCCAGGTTAGCTGGACCTGAGCAGGGCAGGAGCGGGGACCGCTCTACAGCTCAGCCCCAGGCCCTGCCATTACCTTGATGGGGATGGCGAGACGGTTCTCCCGGAAGGACTGGAAGAGGAAGGTGCGCGGCTGTGTGGCCTTCTTGACAGGCACCAGGTTGCCCGAAAGCTCGACGTGTAAAGGCATTCCCTCCACCACCTAGCAGGGGAACAGAAAACAGGCTCAGCCCCTCCACAGCCAGTGCTGCTTCCTGTTCCCCTGGACAGGGACAGGTAACCCTGGCTCTCCTCCCTGGATCAGGGCCAGGCCCTCCACAGGCATCAGTCTCCCCTCACAGGGCAGTCctcaccctgctgccctccaagCATGCCGTTGGGGACATACCTCAATGTCCCGGCTGCGGGCCACCTCTGTGAAGTTCTCATGCTGCTCCAAAGTCTTGTCGACCTTGTCATCGGTCATGCAATAACAGCGCAGCCGGCCTTCCCTCACATCGTTCATCTTGGCAAACACCACAAATTTGGCCATGTAGGGCACGGCTGTCAGCTCCTTGTACAGCGTGGTGGCGAAGTGCACGGCCTCAGCTGTGCGTGGACAGTCTGCCAGCCAGAACCTGCAGGAGGGCTGGGTCAGAGGGACTGTGGGGACTGCTGGGTCAGTGGCACCAAGAAAGCTGACCTCCAGCCTGGTAACGAACTGCACTGCAGAGGGTGCCCCAACAGCCCTGGGCACAGGAGCAGCACAACCTAAGGAAGGTATCACCCAGGCACAGAGTGCCCACTCCCCTCTGCACACCCAGCTGTCACACGTTTCCCAATGCATACAGAGGTAGCATGGGGGGAGTCTCAAGGCTTGCATTCAACTGCCCTGCACATGGGAATATGGCAGCACCAAGGAGACTGTGAGCACAGAGACTGTGAGTACAGAGCCTGCACCCCAGGATGGCCCAAAAATCAGAAGATGCCCCCTGCTCATCACCTGCTTGCCCATGGCTTACCTGGCAGACACGTTGGTGGTAAAGTTAGCGCACTCGTTGGCATAGACCAGCTTCGTGGTGCCTGTTATATCTTCCCACTGAGCTTGGGCTGTCCCTCCTGCAGCAGAAAGCAAGGGTGAGCATGCTGCCTTTCCTAAAGCCTGGGGCCTGCGTTCCCCTGACACTTGCTCTCTCCACTTCACTGCTGTGATCTGTCCTTAGTTCCCAGGAGCTGCATCCCACTGAGGCCACCCAGCCCATTCCCACTGGAGAACACTTTCCCCTGCACGGCAGGGCTGGGCAATCTCACCGATGACGCTGCAGAGCAGACGCAGGCTGGTGGTATCACCCTCGCCACTGTCCCGGGGGCTGTCCTTCCAGGATGGGGGCAGTGGGATGCGGAGGCCGATGGGGCGGTGGAATTTCCTCCGGCGTGGCTCCACCGTGACAACGGGGCTGAAGGTCGCCTGGTTCCCCAGCAGCTTGGTCACCAGCTCGTCGGGCACAGGCTGTGCCTGTGGGCAACGCAGGTGGGTGTCAGGGCTGGGCCCATCCGGTGGGCAGCCCCGGGCCCCTGCAGGAGCACAGCCTGGCTCCTGAGCAGGCTGTCTAGAGCCCCCAGGGCTCACCTGAAGGGCCAGCTTCACCCTCTTGGTGACAGCAGTCTCCGGGAAGGTGGCCTGCACCATGGGCACTAGTGTGCTTTTCAAACACCCTCCCTCAGGGCCGATCAGGTCACAGTCCTGGCAAATCCGGGACATGACCACGAAGTAGAGAGGGAAATCTGTGGTGATGATGCGGCAGATCCTCTtcttctccagctcctcctgGCTATCCAGCTCTGCGAAGGCAGCACAGTAACTGACCAGAGTGCAGGGCCCAGGCACACACCAGGCCCACGGCCCTCATCTGCCAGATCCTCTgagctgcactgatcacaccacaCTGTGCTCAGCACCAACCCCACCGCCTCACGCTCTGGGCATGGCCCGTTCCCAGGCCTGCTGCAGCCCCCTCGAGGGGCTTGGggctgccctgaccagcaggAGCTGCACCGATGCTGAGCCCCGCTGACGCCGAGCCCCTGTCGGCCTGGCACACTCACCTTCATCCATGCCGTTGAGCAGCTGGTCCAGGTAGCTCTCCTCATAGCGGTTGCGGTGCTCCTTCCAGACAGAGCCATTCTCACTgcgcagcaccaccagctcgcgGTCCCCGCGCCCGTATGAGGCGAAATGCGGGATCTCCACAATCACAGGGCTGCGGGCAGCAAAGGGAGGGCACTCACACCCAGAACCTGTCCACCGGGACACCCCGCTGGCGAGCGGCCCCCTGCCAATGCCTGGGCAGTGCCCTTCGCCCACTCCCAACAAACtccggaggaggagggcaggactCCTCACACCCCTCCCTGGGACATGGGGCTTCTCTGCGCCAGCAGGACCCTGCTCGTAATGGCTTTTCCCGTGGTGGCCCAGCCACCACTCCACTGCCCGGCAATAACCCGCCCAGGAGCATGCTGCCCCTGGCCTAGGGTGCGTCTTGCTGGCCAGCGCCTGCTGTGGGACGTGGTCGGGGACATTCCCGCACTGGACCCTCCATGGGCATAAACTGGCACAGGTCTTGCCACCAGCTGGCAGAGCCTCTGGGGGAGCCAGGATGTGTCCCCAGTGCTGGGAGGAAGAGCCCCGGCGCAGCAGCGCCAGCCCTCGGCGCTCACCTCAGGAACTGGGCGCCGGCGGGCCCCAGGGCAATGATGCGGCTGGCCAGGCCCTCCTCCTCGGCCAGTGGCGGGGGAGCCGGCAGCTTCTGGGGCTTCACCAGGCGGCAGGTGATGCGAGTCGGCGCGGCGCAAGTGCGGGGCGGGATGACCACACGCAGCCCGTTGTGCCGGCTGCCCCGCATGGAGCCGCCGCGGGCGTCCACCATGAAGCTCACCAAGAACCTGGGGGGCAGGCAGAGACGCAGGCAGGCTGGCACGCTCCGGCCAGGCACGCTGCCACCGGGCGCACGCCTGCCGCAGGGGTTGGGCACTCACCCTGTGTGCACGGGACTGGCCACCGGGCTGATGTTGTCCGAGGTCTCCGTGGCAGGGCTGCTGGGGATCAGCGAGTCCTCGTCGAACTCCTTGGAGGGCTGCGCAAGACAGGGGCAGCCCCACTAGACGCAGCTTCTGCCTGGGGGCCTTGAACCCACCTGCCCTTCCCACACCACCGCACAGGGgggccccccccggcagcccccaccATGCGGCCAGGCCCCACTCCCACCCCACACTTCAGGCTGTGCCCAGCGGTGGTGGAGCGGGCTCACTCTTctgggctgggggcagccgcatgCCAGGAACGCCCCAAAGTTGGGGGCCATGACAGATGTGTGTCTTGTGCTCACCTCCTGCGGGGAAACCAAGGGTGCATGCAGCAGACTGACTTGCTCGGCTTCTGCCTCAATAGGTCCTACCTGCTCAGGCTCCTCTGCTCTGGTCACCACAGTTTCAGGTGGGATGCAAGAGACCTGCAGGATGGCTGGAGACTCCACTCTGTGCAGGAGAGGACAGTGATGGTCACTGAAGCAATGAACCCTCAGGCCTCTGAGTGCCCCCAGCCTATCTCCAAGGAACACCAGGGCTGGAGGGCACAGGGGGACTCAGCAGCGACCCGAAGTCCTGGCGCTGGCCCAGCACCAGCCGTGCTTGCTATCCCAGGATGCTCAGCGCTCCATCTGCCGCCCAGCtttttcccttcctgctcccagcacccagccagccccttgccctgcagctgctccctccctgccatcCAGGGCCTCTTACCTTTGTTCCAGTGTTGTCTCGGTCACAAACTCCAgcacctccctcttgccctcctggtCCCTGGCATCGGGTGTCTTGGGCTTGGGTGCAATCAGCTCCTCCTCTGAAACCAAAAGCTGGCTCAGCATACAGAGGGGCAGAAGGATAGGGAGCACAGGTGCCCTCCCTCAGGACTTGAGCCAGCAGGACCCTTCTCTGCTCCCGCTGCTGGCCTCACCGAGCCCTTGGATCTCAGCAACCACAGACCTGCTTTGCCCTCAGCCAGACGGGCTTTGTGCTGGCCACAGCAAGGCCCACAGTGCGGGTtagtgcagcaggagctgtgatAGCTGTTAGGAGCCTGGGCAGCCAGACGACCCCTTTCCTGCAGCACCCAAGCACAGAGCAGGGCCCACTGGGGACACTCCACAGTTGGGTGCTAGGAACAAGAGTGAGGACAGAGTTGGTGCCACAGGAAGGATGCTGTAACACTGCTGAGTGCATCAGTGCACCCCTCCCTGGAGACACAGCCCCTGTCCAGCACTACCGCTGGCCCAATTAATGCTTGCTGAGGAATTGACCAGGGCTCAGCTTTTGCTGAAGCCCTACAGGAAGGGGCCCAGCTCCTCCCAAAGCAAGGAGCCAGCCCCAGGGTGATGGGCAGGGGTCCAGAGCAGCATGGAGACTCCCCAGCACTCCAGTTCATGGGCAGaagccccccccccaccaccacccttggCCAGAATGAGCTGGAGCCAGGGACAGAGCCCAGGGCTGCCAGGGAGACACCAGAGGGACAATCCCGTTCATGCAGTCACACCACAGAGAGCAGCACAGACACAGATGGGCAGGGCAGGATGGCAGGGCCTGTGCCGCAGAGCACCAGCCCATCAGCAAGACTCAGCAGATGGATGTGGTGAGCGGATGGTTAGTGGCTGTGGGGTGAAATGGGTCATTGAGCCAGGGCATAGGGACACACGTTTTCATACCCATTAGAGTGACATGAGCAGTGCCTGCAAAGTAAGAAGAGGCAAAGGTGAGGTGTTGGTGGGAGGGAGCACAAGGTGTCCAGGGGCGGACGGGCTGGGAGTGGTACCACCcgggggagcagggcactgcaggaTGCTCTGCATGCCCAGGGGTCTCTGCAAGGGCTTTGCCCCTGGGGCACAGGACCCATGAAGAGGTGCAAGCACATCTCTCTTGCACAGTGCAGGGAAGTGTGCGGGCAAGGAGGTGCCACCCAAGAGTCTCATGGGCTACCCTCTTCCTCTCCGCGAGATCCCCCCAgtaccacccagctccaccaccctGGCCAGCAGAAACACCTGCTCCCATCCCTGGGGCTCCTGCCTGCCACACCGGCCAGCCAGCAGATCCCTGGGGTGGTGCAACCCCAGCTCCAACCCCTCACCTTCATCCTCTGACACATCCAGAATCTCGTCTACAGTCTCCGGGAAGCTCATGCGATGCTTTTCACTGACTGACTGCAAGAGCAGAGGGGAGTCAGAGCAGTGCAGCAACCCACAGCCCGGATCCCCAGCCCTGCACTAGCTACCCAGTGCTCGATGCTGGCTCTGCAATGCTGCCGACGGGGGTTcagctgtccccaggcagcctctgACCCTGAAGCAAGCCCACGGCAGCTGCCTGGGGCTCGCTGCCTGGTTAAGGGCAGCAGACTCCTGcctggctgcctccagccccagcccTCCTCCATAGGGCTCTGGGCCCAGCCAGCCCCATCCTCCAGGGACTCACCGGGATGCTGGTTTCCTCTGTGACAATCTTCAGCACGTCTGTGACAGAAATGTAGCCAAGCCGCTTTGCAATGGCCAGAGGGGTGGTGCCATTCTGTGCAAGGAGACAGGACATGGATCAGCTGCAGCCATGGGGAAGCCCGAGCAGGTGGGTGTCTGAGCTCGCCCctgggagagcgggggggggctGAGTGCTGTACTCACTGTGCTGATCTCGTTGGGAGATGCACCGTGCTTCAGCAGCAATGTCACAATGTCTGTGTGGCCCTGCTGCGCAGCTTGGTGCAGGGGGGTGTAGCCCAGCTGCAGGGGAGGATAGAGGGTGCTGCTGTCAGCTCCAGGAGCCTGCTGCCCTAGAAACGCTCCCAGGCCTCACACTATGCTTCATGCCTGGAGCACAAGGGCTGCTCCCGCCTTGCTAGGGTGAGCAGAAGGTTCTGCAGAACCCAGGAGTtgcccagggctgcagctggactACAGCAGCACCCAACCATGGAGACCAGATGGCTCAGGGCAAGGAGGGAAGAGCCTGAGCCTTCCCCATAAGTCTTCAGGTGCTGCTGCCCAGGGCAGAAGGGTCCTTGGAGCACAGGCCATCTCTGTACCTTAGTCTTAGCATTGACGTCAGCCTGGTGCTGCAGCAAGAACTTCACCAGCTTGATGTTCCCGTAGTGGCTGGCCACATGCAGTGGGGTATAGCCCATCTGAAAGACAAGACAGGGTGTCAGCCTGTCCTCATCAGTGCTTTCTGCCATTCTGGCTTAGCTATGCTGATCCCATGGGCAAGCTCCACAGGGCATGTGTGCTGGCGCTGCCTGAGAGCCCAAGGCCAGGGTGGTGGGCACGCTGTAGTGAACATCACATTGTGCCCAGGGGGACATCGGTGAGCTGTGGGAGCAGACAAGAAGCatccccagggagctggggggaagAGGAATGAGTCCTTGAGACACAGACAGGATGGGAAGGAATGCCTGAGAGAGGGGAAGGCCCTTGCACAGAGAAAAAGACCAAGGTTGCTCTTGGAGGGAGCCTGAGATGTGACTCCTCCATGTGTTTGCACCCTCAGTCAGGGTCAACCCTCTAATTTACCTTGGTTGTTGCATCCACTGTGACTCCATGTTTCACCAGAACATCAGCAACCAGCACATGCCCCTCTTGGGCCACGAGATGGAGAGGagtcaggccactctgcaaaaaGAGTAGGTCACAGGCACAATGGTAATGCCAGCATTGTGGCTGTCTaccagcaggcagcagagtctgCTACCCTGTCTGCTAACTCCTGCCAGGGTGTCCACCTCCAGCCTGGCAGAGAAGTGCCAGGCCAGCTTACCTTGTTGCCAAGGTTGCCATTGGCTTGTTTGGAGAAGAGCAGTGCCACCATGTCTGCATGCCCCTCCTGGGAAGCCAGGTGCAGGGGGGTGACTCCCTGCATGGACTCTGCATTTGCAGAAGCCCCATATTGCAGCAAGCTGCTGGCCACCTCCATCTGGTTCTGCTTGGCAGCAATGTGCAGGGGGGTGTACCCATTCTGCAAGAGGAATGAGAGAGGAGCCATTGCACAGTGCTCGGGACCCACAGGGCAGACCAGCAGGGACAAAAGTTGCCACCCTTCCTCTCCAGGCCGGGTCTGCCCTTTCTAGTCACCACCAGAGCCGATGCTCCACGGTGGAAGGCAGGCTTACGCCCAAACCACTTCCCTGACAGCAGCTAGCCCTGACACTGAgggaaaaatcctgtttttccaGCCAAGTCAGTGCAAGGATTTCAAAGACCACCTGCTTCAGTCCTGACTGGTATTAGCTGTCCTGGGGCTTCTGCTCACATGAATTTCTACAGCAGCTTTCAGCCACTTGAGCCATGAGGAGCCGGGGCAGACAGACCTCTGCTAGAAAATGTCTGGCTGAGGTGTGGACCAAGGCTGGCAATATGCAGGATCAGTATTCAGGCATAAACTGCAGGGCCTTGAGCACTGCCTTTGCTGCTACACTCCAGGAGCACAGTGCCTGGCAGGCACCCTCCGCCCAAGATGACGCGCAGGCTGCCAGTGACGCAGACCAACGGGGTGATCAGCATGTGGACCGGCTGCTCCCCTGATGCctgcccagcagctctgctggcagtcagtgcaggaaggagaggggagtGCCATATGGGGAGGGCTGGCATCAGCAGGCATTTGCCTGTTCAGAGAACACAGCTTCTGCAAACGCAGTTACTGAGGCTGCTGAACTGCTCTTCGGGGAGACGCGCTGCCTGAGCATGGGGACTCCCATGAGATGGTGGGTTTTATTTCttgctgcttcccagctgcatgcaAATGTCCACATGCGGTTTCCCAAACTGCCAGAGAGCAGTGCTATTCAGCAGGGCTTGCCATGGAAACGGCATCCCCACGCAACAGCCACTGCATTTCCAGTAGGGCAGGTCCCTGACACAGGACAATCTGTCCTGCCTGTACAGGGTAATCATTTGAcacccctgccagccccacaggcTGGTGcaagggaggaagcaggcatgagCAGCACGcacagagagcagctggtggaTGATCAGTCCCTTGCACATactccagcagcaggagctgcccagATGGCAAGTCAGGATTGATGGGTGGTGCAGGGCACGGCACAGCTGGCCCTAGGTTGGACTGTTTTGGACACATGGCACATCCCCATGCCCACAGGAATGCCCAGTCCAGCCTTACCCAGGCCGAGCTGTGTGGGGAACTCCCCTTGGGAAGCAGCAGCTTGACAATCTCCAGGTTGTTGTGGTGCACAGCCACATGCAGTGGGGTCAGGCCATTCtgaggagggggagaaagcagagacAAGTGAGACAGAGACTTTCCCCACACCACTTCTCCCACAGCCACTGGCCACTTCGGGAGCAGCACTCACCTTCCCTGCTGCATTGGGGTTAGCATCACGTGCCAGGAGCAGCTCAGCCACATCCACCTTCCCGTACTTGGCTGCAACGTGCAGAGGGGTAAATCCTTTCTGGAGAGAAAGGGAGCCCATCACAGGGTGCACTGGGAAGATGAGAAAAGGACTGGCACATGTACAAGAAGGGAGGCTGCAGCATATGAGGAGGCTGCCCCTTTTCTGATAGAGACATTGTGTCCAGCCTTGGCCCAGCTGGGTCACACATTCAGCAGCACAGGCCACATCAAGCTACCTTGGTCATGCAGGTCTGTGAGGCCCCTTTCTCCAGCAGGGCCAGTGCCGTGTCCACATGCCCCTCTCTGGAGGTGATGTGCAGGGGCATGTGCCCAGCCGTTGTGGCCAGGTTGGGGTTGGCACTGTTCTCCAGCAGAAGTTTCACCATGCTGGTGTGGCCAATGCGTGCAGCACAGTGCAGAGGAGTCTGGTCATCCTATGAGGGAAGCGGGAGATGGTTGGCAGATCCTGGACCAGTCCCAGGCCTTCAGTGCTCAAGGGAGCCCTGGTCCTATTCCTGCTGTTACACAGCCCCTGGTAGGCAGGGCCATAGGCAGGTAAGAGCGAGGGAACTAGCACCCAGACTCTTCGCACCTACCTTGGCCTTGGCATTCACTTTGGCTTTGTTCTGCAGCAGATACTTTGCCACATCCGTGTGCCCTGCTCTGGCTGCCATGTGTAGGGGTGTCTCCACTTTCTGTACCAAGGACAGAATAAAGCAGTGAGGCCATAGGAGGGGAGATGCCTTCCTGCAATCATTCCTCTGGTCCCCGAGAGTGGAAGAGCACTGTCCCCACCTTGTTATGGCCCCTACCTGCCATCAGTGGGGAGGTCCACCAAGGATTGCCCAGGAGACCAGAGAGAACAGGACTCAGGgactccccatctcctgctgcaCCCCGCCATGATGAGCTCCCAGCATCCCAGCCAGGGTTGGACTCACCACGTTGGACACATTGGGAGATGCTCCACGCTGCAGCAGGGTCTTGACAATTGGTAGGTGCCCCATGAAGGCAGCCACGTGCAGGGGGGTCAGGCCGGACTGTGGAGATAGAGGACCCAAGAGCCAAGCTGGGGGCTGATGGCCTTGTCCATACCTCTTCCTGCAGCCCCCCCACAGGCAGGCtccaatgcagaggaagactctcGGCCCCCAGCCTGGCCCCCAGCAGTCCTGCAAGTGAGCTGAGGGGAGCACGGAGAACTGCTGCCTCCCCTGCCACCCCCCATCCTCTGGGGAGCACGGCCAGGGCAGATGCTGCCAAGCGCAGCAGGTCACCGAGCTGCAGAGAGCTCTAAGCTACAaggaagaaggtgcctggggacAGGGAGAGGCAGCAGGGCCATTACCCCCCTGCAGTCCTGCCTGGCTCTGCACGGGTAGCAGCAGGAGAGCTGGGGACTGTGTTGCAGCCCCACCTACCTCCGTGACAGCATCGATGGAGGCACCCATCTTCAGCAGAAGCTCCATCACCCGGATATGGTTCTTCTTGCAGGCAATATGCAGGGGCGTGAAGCCATTCTGCAGAGAGAGATGGACAAGGCAGGTGAGTCATTCTCTGTGAACACATCccccctctgccccaggccctggcCCTGCCTGACCCTCCTTCACTCACCAGGGCTCGGGAGTTGGGCTTGGCCCCCTTCTCCAGTAGCAGCTTGGCTACGCGGTGGTGCCCGCAGTGTGCAGCCACGTGCAGCGGCGTTAGGTGGTCCAGGGTGATGTCGTCAATCTCAGCGTTGTACTGCAGGAGCAGGCGCACGC encodes:
- the ANK1 gene encoding ankyrin-1 isoform X1, which translates into the protein MPCLHYLRADAATSFLRAARSGNLDKALDHIRNGVDINTCNQNGLNALHLASKEGHVKMVAELLHKEIVLETTTKKGNTALHIAALAGQENVVRELVNYGANVNAQSQKGFTPLYMAAQENHLEVVKFLLENGANQNVATEDGFTPLAVALQQGHENVVAHLINYGTKGKVRLPALHIAARNDDTRTAAVLLQNDPNADVLSKTGFTPLHIAAHYENLSVAQLLLNRGASVNFTPQNGITPLHIASRRGNIIMVRLLLDRGAQIETRTKDELTPLHCAARNGHVRIAEILLDHGAPIQAKTKNGLSPIHMAAQGDHLDCVRLLLQYNAEIDDITLDHLTPLHVAAHCGHHRVAKLLLEKGAKPNSRALNGFTPLHIACKKNHIRVMELLLKMGASIDAVTESGLTPLHVAAFMGHLPIVKTLLQRGASPNVSNVKVETPLHMAARAGHTDVAKYLLQNKAKVNAKAKDDQTPLHCAARIGHTSMVKLLLENSANPNLATTAGHMPLHITSREGHVDTALALLEKGASQTCMTKKGFTPLHVAAKYGKVDVAELLLARDANPNAAGKNGLTPLHVAVHHNNLEIVKLLLPKGSSPHSSAWNGYTPLHIAAKQNQMEVASSLLQYGASANAESMQGVTPLHLASQEGHADMVALLFSKQANGNLGNKSGLTPLHLVAQEGHVLVADVLVKHGVTVDATTKMGYTPLHVASHYGNIKLVKFLLQHQADVNAKTKLGYTPLHQAAQQGHTDIVTLLLKHGASPNEISTNGTTPLAIAKRLGYISVTDVLKIVTEETSIPSVSEKHRMSFPETVDEILDVSEDEGTAHVTLMEEELIAPKPKTPDARDQEGKREVLEFVTETTLEQRVESPAILQVSCIPPETVVTRAEEPEQVGPIEAEAEQVSLLHAPLVSPQEPSKEFDEDSLIPSSPATETSDNISPVASPVHTGFLVSFMVDARGGSMRGSRHNGLRVVIPPRTCAAPTRITCRLVKPQKLPAPPPLAEEEGLASRIIALGPAGAQFLSPVIVEIPHFASYGRGDRELVVLRSENGSVWKEHRNRYEESYLDQLLNGMDEELDSQEELEKKRICRIITTDFPLYFVVMSRICQDCDLIGPEGGCLKSTLVPMVQATFPETAVTKRVKLALQAQPVPDELVTKLLGNQATFSPVVTVEPRRRKFHRPIGLRIPLPPSWKDSPRDSGEGDTTSLRLLCSVIGGTAQAQWEDITGTTKLVYANECANFTTNVSARFWLADCPRTAEAVHFATTLYKELTAVPYMAKFVVFAKMNDVREGRLRCYCMTDDKVDKTLEQHENFTEVARSRDIEVVEGMPLHVELSGNLVPVKKATQPRTFLFQSFRENRLAIPIKVRDSSREASGSLSFLRKAMKYEDLQHVLCHLNISVPPCTKGSGSEERRRTLTPLALRERYSILSESSLGSLSSTDKADQKMVDIAEQLGLSWAELARELQFGVEDINRIRVENPNSLLEQSMALLNLWVSREDKNAKIESLYTALRNIDRSEIVSMLEGSGRQSRSLKGSWRYTDRDYSLSPSQMNGYASLQDELLSPASLHYTLPSPLRADQYWNEVAIMDAIPMAATEQDALMEMSDMQVWSSGLAPSLVTAEDSSLECSKAEDSDATSEGRFPGQLLADAHGPDHLGSMDLVEDDTVDSDAMNGLIDLLEQEEGQRPEGKMPASDRQLRMAGEQDPESEVSFVSVQQKAQTRITASPTVSHMAEKSADRLRDWNAEGSFISCLQDLTAGSWQEGVTRRLHLTHTTASGVQGQEQEQVLVPAVEPMRINSAEHSDWQPQHSMGQAFGHWQKTDSSFFVQMRGNEVLHLPGEQVTEEQFTDDQGNIVTKKVIRKVVRQLGPRDVDSRREHEELLLEGSLQEPRDLEAEADHFMKYASLHRDGLGAKDLTSTPNH
- the ANK1 gene encoding ankyrin-1 isoform X2 — encoded protein: MPCLHYLRADAATSFLRAARSGNLDKALDHIRNGVDINTCNQNGLNALHLASKEGHVKMVAELLHKEIVLETTTKKGNTALHIAALAGQENVVRELVNYGANVNAQSQKGFTPLYMAAQENHLEVVKFLLENGANQNVATEDGFTPLAVALQQGHENVVAHLINYGTKGKVRLPALHIAARNDDTRTAAVLLQNDPNADVLSKTGFTPLHIAAHYENLSVAQLLLNRGASVNFTPQNGITPLHIASRRGNIIMVRLLLDRGAQIETRTKDELTPLHCAARNGHVRIAEILLDHGAPIQAKTKNGLSPIHMAAQGDHLDCVRLLLQYNAEIDDITLDHLTPLHVAAHCGHHRVAKLLLEKGAKPNSRALNGFTPLHIACKKNHIRVMELLLKMGASIDAVTESGLTPLHVAAFMGHLPIVKTLLQRGASPNVSNVKVETPLHMAARAGHTDVAKYLLQNKAKVNAKAKDDQTPLHCAARIGHTSMVKLLLENSANPNLATTAGHMPLHITSREGHVDTALALLEKGASQTCMTKKGFTPLHVAAKYGKVDVAELLLARDANPNAAGKNGLTPLHVAVHHNNLEIVKLLLPKGSSPHSSAWNGYTPLHIAAKQNQMEVASSLLQYGASANAESMQGVTPLHLASQEGHADMVALLFSKQANGNLGNKSGLTPLHLVAQEGHVLVADVLVKHGVTVDATTKMGYTPLHVASHYGNIKLVKFLLQHQADVNAKTKLGYTPLHQAAQQGHTDIVTLLLKHGASPNEISTNGTTPLAIAKRLGYISVTDVLKIVTEETSIPSVSEKHRMSFPETVDEILDVSEDEGTAHVTLMEEELIAPKPKTPDARDQEGKREVLEFVTETTLEQRVESPAILQVSCIPPETVVTRAEEPEQVGPIEAEAEQVSLLHAPLVSPQEEFDEDSLIPSSPATETSDNISPVASPVHTGFLVSFMVDARGGSMRGSRHNGLRVVIPPRTCAAPTRITCRLVKPQKLPAPPPLAEEEGLASRIIALGPAGAQFLSPVIVEIPHFASYGRGDRELVVLRSENGSVWKEHRNRYEESYLDQLLNGMDEELDSQEELEKKRICRIITTDFPLYFVVMSRICQDCDLIGPEGGCLKSTLVPMVQATFPETAVTKRVKLALQAQPVPDELVTKLLGNQATFSPVVTVEPRRRKFHRPIGLRIPLPPSWKDSPRDSGEGDTTSLRLLCSVIGGTAQAQWEDITGTTKLVYANECANFTTNVSARFWLADCPRTAEAVHFATTLYKELTAVPYMAKFVVFAKMNDVREGRLRCYCMTDDKVDKTLEQHENFTEVARSRDIEVVEGMPLHVELSGNLVPVKKATQPRTFLFQSFRENRLAIPIKVRDSSREASGSLSFLRKAMKYEDLQHVLCHLNISVPPCTKGSGSEERRRTLTPLALRERYSILSESSLGSLSSTDKADQKMVDIAEQLGLSWAELARELQFGVEDINRIRVENPNSLLEQSMALLNLWVSREDKNAKIESLYTALRNIDRSEIVSMLEGSGRQSRSLKGSWRYTDRDYSLSPSQMNGYASLQDELLSPASLHYTLPSPLRADQYWNEVAIMDAIPMAATEQDALMEMSDMQVWSSGLAPSLVTAEDSSLECSKAEDSDATSEGRFPGQLLADAHGPDHLGSMDLVEDDTVDSDAMNGLIDLLEQEEGQRPEGKMPASDRQLRMAGEQDPESEVSFVSVQQKAQTRITASPTVSHMAEKSADRLRDWNAEGSFISCLQDLTAGSWQEGVTRRLHLTHTTASGVQGQEQEQVLVPAVEPMRINSAEHSDWQPQHSMGQAFGHWQKTDSSFFVQMRGNEVLHLPGEQVTEEQFTDDQGNIVTKKVIRKVVRQLGPRDVDSRREHEELLLEGSLQEPRDLEAEADHFMKYASLHRDGLGAKDLTSTPNH